A genome region from Hymenobacter tibetensis includes the following:
- a CDS encoding phenylalanine 4-monooxygenase, whose protein sequence is MLQQHYDRYTAQDQLVWKVLFDRQTALLHKRACHAFSEGLQRIGFHRNAIPNFEETSERLQKATGWQLEPVQGMLNDAEFFGLLAQRKFPATVWIRSMAQFDFIEEPDLFHGVFGHVPLLMNQAFADFLHVLGHVAAQHLHDAAALERLDRLYGFTVQFGLVEEEGVTRMYGAGLLSSSGEIHHCIADDSNRRPFDLATVLHTPYSEAHLQDLYFVLPNWEHLTGSVAELAALLASDWQLKPVE, encoded by the coding sequence ATGTTACAGCAACACTACGACCGGTACACTGCCCAAGACCAATTGGTTTGGAAAGTATTGTTCGACCGCCAAACGGCTCTGCTGCACAAACGCGCTTGCCACGCCTTTTCTGAGGGCCTACAACGCATTGGGTTTCACCGCAACGCTATTCCCAACTTCGAGGAAACCAGCGAGCGGCTGCAGAAAGCCACCGGTTGGCAGCTAGAGCCCGTGCAGGGCATGCTCAACGACGCCGAGTTCTTCGGGTTGCTGGCGCAGCGCAAGTTCCCGGCTACCGTTTGGATCCGGTCTATGGCGCAGTTCGACTTCATCGAGGAGCCCGATTTGTTTCACGGAGTATTCGGGCACGTACCGTTGCTGATGAACCAAGCCTTTGCCGACTTCTTGCACGTGCTCGGTCATGTGGCGGCGCAGCACCTGCATGATGCCGCCGCCTTAGAGCGGCTAGACCGGCTCTACGGCTTCACAGTGCAGTTTGGGCTGGTAGAGGAGGAGGGTGTTACCCGCATGTACGGGGCTGGTTTGCTGTCTTCATCGGGCGAGATTCACCATTGCATTGCCGACGACAGCAACCGCCGGCCGTTCGACCTAGCTACGGTATTGCACACGCCCTACAGCGAAGCGCATTTGCAAGACCTGTATTTCGTGCTGCCTAATTGGGAGCATCTCACGGGCAGCGTAGCCGAGTTAGCAGCCCTTCTGGCGTCCGATTGGCAACTGAAACCCGTGGAATAA
- a CDS encoding TetR/AcrR family transcriptional regulator encodes MEQQPSPPVTPETANTAKVRIKQAYLDYVLDKGRTPASVYKLTKKLGLPEQEFYLHYATFEAIDRELWADFGREARDTAAKEPVWEQYGAREKLLAFYYTLIEILKRNRSYALNALRRSLSKMPGFTPRVLDDFRQEFEDFVDELLREGRRTDEIASRQLIQDGYPRFFWQQQLFVLGFFAKDESINFERTDAAIEKAVTLSFDLVGRNTLDSATDFVRFLLHSRRRR; translated from the coding sequence ATGGAACAGCAACCTTCGCCCCCCGTAACGCCCGAGACTGCCAACACAGCGAAAGTCCGGATCAAGCAAGCCTACCTCGACTATGTGCTAGACAAAGGCAGAACGCCGGCCTCGGTCTATAAGCTCACCAAGAAGCTTGGTTTGCCGGAGCAGGAATTCTACCTCCATTACGCCACCTTCGAGGCTATCGACCGGGAACTATGGGCCGACTTCGGCCGGGAAGCCCGGGACACGGCCGCCAAAGAGCCCGTTTGGGAGCAATACGGAGCCCGCGAAAAGCTGCTGGCTTTCTATTACACGCTCATCGAGATTCTGAAGCGCAACCGCAGCTACGCACTCAATGCCCTGCGCCGCTCACTTTCGAAGATGCCCGGTTTCACGCCGCGGGTCCTCGACGATTTCCGGCAGGAGTTCGAAGACTTTGTGGATGAGCTACTGCGCGAAGGTCGCCGCACCGACGAAATAGCCAGCCGCCAGCTTATTCAGGACGGCTACCCGCGTTTCTTCTGGCAGCAACAACTGTTTGTGCTCGGCTTCTTCGCCAAAGATGAGAGCATCAACTTCGAACGCACCGATGCTGCCATTGAAAAGGCCGTGACGCTGAGCTTCGACTTGGTGGGCCGCAACACGCTGGACTCGGCCACCGACTTCGTGCGTTTTTTGCTGCACAGCCGGCGCCGGCGCTAA
- a CDS encoding SDR family NAD(P)-dependent oxidoreductase codes for MEFANKNILLVGASSGIGLATTKLLHKLNANLYTASRHLTPELAALDTTFLELDVTNPVGNLLDSLPDELHGVVYCPGSIKLRPFERIPVDDFRADFELNVLGAVQVLQATMKRLKKAGNASVVLFSTVAADTGMSFHASIATAKAAIEGLTRALAAEYAASNIRVNAVAPSLTNTPLAAALLNTPEKAEAGAKRHPLQRIGQPEDLAYMASFLLSDHSSFITGQILPVDGGMGRLK; via the coding sequence ATGGAATTCGCTAACAAAAACATTCTGCTCGTGGGCGCTTCCTCGGGTATTGGGCTGGCCACTACGAAGTTGCTGCACAAACTCAACGCGAATCTGTACACGGCGTCCCGTCACCTCACGCCCGAACTGGCGGCGCTGGACACCACCTTTCTCGAGCTGGACGTAACCAACCCAGTGGGCAACCTACTGGACAGTTTGCCTGATGAGCTGCACGGCGTGGTGTATTGCCCAGGCAGCATCAAATTGCGCCCGTTCGAGCGAATTCCAGTGGACGATTTCCGGGCTGACTTCGAGCTGAACGTGTTGGGTGCCGTGCAGGTGCTCCAGGCCACTATGAAGCGGCTCAAGAAAGCCGGAAACGCCTCTGTTGTGCTGTTCAGCACGGTGGCCGCCGACACGGGCATGAGCTTCCACGCCAGCATTGCCACTGCCAAAGCCGCCATAGAGGGCCTTACCCGCGCCCTAGCCGCGGAGTATGCCGCCAGCAACATCCGGGTGAATGCAGTGGCCCCTTCCCTCACCAACACGCCCTTGGCCGCGGCCCTACTCAACACACCCGAAAAAGCGGAAGCTGGTGCCAAGCGCCATCCCTTGCAGCGGATTGGCCAGCCCGAGGACCTAGCGTACATGGCCTCCTTCCTGCTCTCCGACCACAGTTCCTTTATCACCGGCCAAATTTTACCCGTGGATGGCGGGATGGGCCGCTTGAAGTAG
- a CDS encoding dienelactone hydrolase family protein, giving the protein MKKIWTLCTILLSTITMASAQSTMSCCVKPASQNATEAFAMLATNEDFSGGHDAPLPYTYAGTGQAIEFKTPDGQTGKGFEIKSATTSNKYLFVIHEWWGLNDYIKQEAAKYAQDLPGVNIIALDLYDGQVATTPEEAGKYMQTVKTDRAQAIIKGAMQYAGANAKVASVGWCFGGGWSLQTALLAGPKAVGCVMYYGMPEKDVAKLKTLNTDVLGIFASQDKWISPEVAAQFQKDMAAAKKKVTIKSYDADHAFANPSNPKYNKAYGDDAHALSVAYLKKSFKLKS; this is encoded by the coding sequence ATGAAAAAAATCTGGACCCTCTGCACCATCCTGCTGAGTACGATTACTATGGCCTCTGCTCAAAGCACCATGAGCTGCTGCGTGAAACCTGCCAGCCAGAATGCCACGGAAGCATTTGCCATGCTCGCCACCAACGAAGACTTTTCTGGCGGCCATGATGCCCCCCTGCCCTACACCTACGCAGGCACTGGCCAAGCTATTGAGTTCAAAACGCCCGACGGCCAAACTGGCAAAGGCTTCGAAATCAAGAGCGCCACTACTTCCAACAAGTACCTCTTCGTGATTCATGAGTGGTGGGGCCTCAACGACTACATCAAACAGGAAGCTGCGAAGTACGCCCAAGACCTTCCCGGCGTCAACATCATTGCCCTCGACCTCTATGACGGCCAGGTAGCCACTACCCCCGAAGAGGCCGGCAAGTACATGCAAACGGTGAAAACCGACCGGGCGCAGGCTATTATCAAAGGAGCTATGCAATATGCTGGTGCCAACGCCAAAGTAGCGAGTGTGGGCTGGTGCTTCGGGGGTGGCTGGAGCTTGCAAACTGCCTTGCTAGCGGGCCCCAAAGCTGTGGGTTGCGTGATGTACTACGGCATGCCCGAGAAGGATGTAGCTAAGCTCAAGACCCTGAACACCGACGTGCTAGGTATCTTTGCCAGCCAGGACAAGTGGATCAGCCCCGAAGTAGCTGCGCAATTTCAGAAGGATATGGCCGCCGCTAAAAAGAAGGTCACCATCAAGAGTTACGATGCCGACCACGCCTTCGCTAACCCCTCCAACCCGAAGTACAACAAAGCCTACGGCGACGATGCTCATGCGCTGTCCGTAGCGTATTTAAAGAAGAGCTTCAAGCTAAAAAGCTAG
- a CDS encoding cryptochrome/photolyase family protein, translated as MKITLFWHRRDIRIHDNAGLTAALQSGLPVVPLFIYDREILDLLPSRQDARVTFIYDEVERIGRKTAQSGGQLLAFYGRPLEVFAQLLTTYEVAAVYTNEDYEPYATERDTAVAALCAQHGATFQALKDQVIFAKNELLGKSGRPSKVFGAYRKAWLEALRDEQLQPYPSAELFTTSNLVKLPNAPSRPTLAEMGFEEFRQFIPAAELPTESLVRNYHLTRNTPGRVDSSTRRSVHLRFGTLSVRELMQQAQQLNPKLLAELIWRDYFMMLLWHYPITATESYEPRLRHVPYRNNEEEFQAWCEGRTGYPLVDAGMRELNKTGYMPNRARIATAGFLVKHLLIDWRWGDKYFSDKLLDYDMSQNVGNWQWMAGTGVVAAPWFRVYSPESQLKQYDPELAYVKKWVPEYGTAAYPAPIVDHKFARERAIDTFRTAYRAAAV; from the coding sequence ATGAAGATTACGCTCTTTTGGCACCGGCGCGACATCCGTATCCACGATAATGCGGGTTTGACGGCCGCTTTGCAAAGTGGTCTCCCCGTGGTGCCGCTCTTTATCTACGACCGAGAAATCCTGGACTTGCTGCCAAGCCGGCAGGATGCGCGGGTCACGTTTATTTATGACGAAGTAGAACGAATAGGCCGGAAAACAGCCCAATCGGGCGGGCAGTTGCTGGCGTTTTATGGTCGGCCGCTGGAAGTTTTTGCGCAGCTTCTAACCACGTACGAGGTGGCGGCGGTGTATACCAACGAAGACTACGAACCCTACGCCACCGAGCGAGATACCGCCGTAGCGGCGCTGTGCGCGCAACACGGTGCCACGTTCCAGGCGCTGAAAGACCAGGTGATTTTCGCGAAGAACGAGCTGCTGGGCAAATCGGGAAGGCCATCGAAGGTGTTTGGCGCCTACCGCAAGGCGTGGCTGGAAGCCCTGCGCGACGAGCAGCTTCAGCCGTATCCATCCGCAGAGCTGTTTACCACATCCAACCTCGTGAAGCTCCCTAACGCCCCAAGCCGCCCTACACTCGCGGAAATGGGGTTCGAGGAGTTTCGGCAGTTTATACCAGCCGCGGAGTTGCCAACTGAAAGCCTGGTCCGCAACTACCACCTCACCCGCAACACCCCCGGCCGGGTGGATAGCAGCACGCGCCGCTCGGTGCATTTGCGCTTCGGTACGCTGAGCGTACGCGAACTGATGCAGCAAGCGCAGCAACTGAACCCAAAGCTGCTAGCGGAGCTTATCTGGCGCGACTATTTCATGATGCTGCTCTGGCACTACCCCATCACCGCCACGGAAAGCTATGAGCCGCGCCTGCGCCACGTGCCCTACCGCAACAATGAAGAAGAATTTCAGGCTTGGTGCGAAGGCCGTACGGGCTATCCGCTGGTGGATGCCGGTATGCGCGAGCTAAACAAAACCGGCTACATGCCCAACCGGGCCCGCATTGCCACGGCTGGTTTCCTGGTGAAACACCTGCTGATTGATTGGCGCTGGGGAGACAAATACTTTTCCGACAAGCTCCTCGACTACGATATGAGCCAAAACGTGGGCAATTGGCAATGGATGGCGGGTACGGGCGTAGTGGCTGCGCCCTGGTTCCGCGTGTACAGCCCCGAAAGTCAGCTCAAGCAATATGATCCTGAGCTAGCCTACGTGAAGAAATGGGTGCCTGAATACGGTACCGCTGCCTACCCTGCTCCTATTGTAGACCACAAATTTGCGCGCGAACGGGCCATAGACACGTTCCGGACAGCGTATCGGGCGGCGGCAGTTTAG
- a CDS encoding DoxX family protein — protein sequence MKKLLFNAHPFSSRFADITWLLFRLHLGLSIAVGAGWSKLVHLTTTHEAAKLAVGTAPLAPPDWFVQQVANLGFTYPSPYSWAWLAAWGECVGGLLVAVGLLTRWNGLQLAFQFLIIAFLWYKEPELLVGMYYQQLLFWAFALTAAVGGGRYSLDYWMLQKRGSLLPDTRLVSTVQARMATVLLLLVAGSVAAHSLAAPATVTMQELKAIAQQWNGSLTYLDYKSQRAVTLVTVLNGMQSAPQELVLNFVYQEPNGKQVKGYDKVQLSTDGTQLVWDGVPLQVSNKTRLPDKTLQLVLEGRGEDNQKSCLIKRTLSLNDHQFSVVKEVKCDNAPGFITRNKYQFQR from the coding sequence ATGAAAAAGCTACTGTTCAACGCGCACCCCTTCTCATCCCGCTTCGCTGATATCACTTGGTTGCTATTTCGCTTACACCTTGGGCTGTCCATTGCCGTAGGGGCAGGCTGGTCTAAACTTGTTCACCTCACCACCACGCACGAAGCCGCCAAGCTAGCTGTCGGCACCGCGCCCTTGGCGCCGCCCGACTGGTTTGTGCAGCAAGTTGCCAACCTGGGCTTCACGTACCCCTCGCCGTACAGTTGGGCTTGGCTGGCGGCGTGGGGCGAATGTGTAGGTGGCCTCCTGGTTGCGGTGGGGCTGCTCACCCGTTGGAACGGACTACAGCTAGCTTTTCAGTTTCTCATCATTGCCTTCCTCTGGTACAAGGAGCCCGAACTCCTTGTGGGTATGTATTATCAGCAGTTGCTGTTTTGGGCCTTCGCACTTACCGCAGCGGTAGGTGGCGGGCGGTATTCCTTGGATTACTGGATGTTGCAGAAAAGGGGTAGCCTTTTGCCCGATACTCGGCTAGTCAGTACAGTGCAAGCTCGCATGGCAACGGTACTTCTGCTTTTGGTGGCTGGCTCGGTGGCAGCTCACTCTTTGGCGGCTCCTGCCACCGTAACTATGCAGGAACTTAAAGCCATTGCTCAACAGTGGAATGGCTCTTTAACCTACCTTGATTACAAGAGCCAACGGGCCGTCACGCTGGTCACGGTTCTGAACGGAATGCAGTCTGCGCCGCAAGAACTGGTGCTCAATTTCGTCTACCAAGAGCCTAACGGCAAGCAAGTCAAAGGCTACGACAAGGTGCAACTGTCAACCGACGGCACCCAACTCGTTTGGGACGGAGTTCCGCTACAGGTCAGCAACAAAACCCGCCTACCTGATAAAACACTGCAACTCGTGCTGGAAGGCCGGGGCGAGGACAACCAAAAAAGCTGCTTAATTAAGCGGACTCTTTCATTAAATGACCATCAGTTTTCAGTGGTGAAGGAAGTGAAATGCGACAACGCGCCCGGCTTTATCACCCGCAACAAGTACCAGTTTCAGCGTTAA
- a CDS encoding ABC1 kinase family protein: MSEPIDSTSLSSLPTTKVARAARFARTGLNVGANYVKHYAKRAVGAESTTDDLHAANAAELYGTLSEMKGSVLKVAQMLAMEKNLLPTAYADQFAQAQYQTPPLSGPLIVKAFRDAFGKSPFEVFEEFDIKARQAASIGQVHFARKAGKQLAVKVQYPGVADSIRSDIRLVKPIALRVLGLDEATVRPYLQEVETRLIEETDYTLELRRGREIAAQCAALPHLEFAAYYSELSSARILTMDWLPGQHLKEFLATAPTQAVRNQVGQALWDFYMFQLNQLRMVHADPHPGNFLLRADNGGTVGVLDFGCVKEIPADVHRLFTDLLTPETLADRTRLAALLTEAGILRADDAATRQNFYLDTMQASLELVGRPFRQDVFDFGDPAYMQALYALGNDLMQQPELRQQREPRGSEHFIYLNRTYVGLYALLTELRAEVRTAA, from the coding sequence ATGTCCGAACCAATCGATAGTACCTCGCTGTCCTCTTTGCCTACCACCAAAGTAGCTCGTGCAGCCCGCTTTGCTCGCACGGGCCTGAACGTAGGGGCGAACTATGTGAAGCACTACGCCAAACGTGCCGTAGGCGCGGAAAGCACCACCGACGATTTGCACGCCGCCAACGCCGCCGAGCTCTACGGTACACTGAGCGAAATGAAGGGCTCGGTGCTGAAAGTAGCGCAGATGCTGGCCATGGAGAAAAACCTGCTGCCTACCGCCTACGCCGACCAATTTGCGCAAGCTCAGTACCAGACACCGCCTTTGTCGGGCCCCCTAATCGTGAAGGCCTTCCGCGACGCCTTCGGTAAGTCGCCGTTCGAGGTATTCGAGGAATTTGACATTAAGGCCCGGCAGGCTGCAAGCATTGGGCAGGTGCATTTCGCTCGCAAAGCCGGCAAGCAGCTAGCCGTGAAGGTGCAGTACCCGGGCGTGGCCGACAGTATCCGCTCGGATATTCGGTTGGTGAAACCGATTGCCTTGCGTGTGCTGGGCTTGGATGAAGCCACCGTACGCCCCTACTTGCAGGAGGTGGAAACGCGCCTTATCGAGGAAACCGACTACACTTTGGAACTGCGGCGGGGCCGCGAAATTGCGGCGCAGTGCGCTGCCCTGCCTCATCTGGAGTTTGCCGCTTATTACTCGGAGCTTTCCTCAGCCCGCATTCTAACCATGGATTGGCTGCCGGGCCAGCACCTCAAGGAGTTTCTAGCCACCGCTCCCACGCAAGCGGTACGCAACCAAGTAGGGCAGGCGTTGTGGGACTTCTACATGTTCCAGCTAAACCAGTTGCGCATGGTACACGCCGACCCGCACCCCGGCAATTTTCTGCTGCGCGCCGACAATGGGGGCACCGTGGGCGTGTTGGATTTCGGCTGCGTGAAAGAGATTCCCGCCGACGTGCACCGACTCTTCACTGACCTGCTCACCCCCGAAACACTCGCTGACCGCACCCGCTTGGCGGCCCTGCTCACGGAGGCCGGTATTCTCCGCGCCGACGATGCCGCTACCCGGCAGAACTTCTACTTGGATACCATGCAAGCCTCGCTGGAGTTGGTAGGCCGCCCGTTCCGACAGGATGTATTCGACTTCGGCGACCCAGCCTACATGCAGGCGCTGTATGCCCTCGGCAACGACCTAATGCAGCAGCCTGAGTTGCGCCAACAGCGCGAGCCGCGCGGTTCCGAGCACTTTATCTACCTGAACCGCACGTATGTGGGGCTGTACGCGCTACTCACCGAGCTTCGGGCCGAAGTACGCACAGCCGCTTAG